The genomic region GCGTTGCAGCGGCGCACGCGCATGCCACGCAACGCATCGGGTTTTACGCTCATCGAAGTACTCGTGGCGACGGCGATCGTCGTGACCGTCGCGGCCGGCTGCGCGCAGCTCCTGATAGCGGCTCTGCGGTACGACGTCGCCTCGAGGCAGCAGCTCGCGCTGATGTCCGCCGCGATGGCCAAGCTGGATGAACTGGCCGCAACCATTGCCGGAGGGACGGCGCCACCGGGCGCATCCGGCGCCCTCGATCGTTCTGTCGACGGCTCTTCGGACGTCATCACCGTGTCGGGTGTCAGGATGGAACGGCGCTGGCTCATCGCGCCGTTGACGACGTTCGCCCCTGGCGTGGCGGTGGTGACGGTGCGGGCTCTGCCGGCCGCGGCGTTGGCGGCATCGACGATCGAACTCGCGACCATCGTCGAGGCGGGTGCGTCGTGAGCTTGATCGAATTGATCGTGTCGGCGACGCTCGGCGTCCTGCTGAGTGGCGCGATTCTCTCGCTCGTTCTCGCCAGCCAGACGCTGGCGCGCAGTCAGCCCGAGAGCCTCGACGTCCAGCAGCGCGGGCGGGTTGCGCTGCAGGTGCTGGCGAGCGAACTCCGGGATTGCGGCGCCGGCATCGAGTTCGGCGAGGCGGCGGGGCCGCTCGTCCGGACGTTTCCGCCCATCGCGCCGTCGCCCGACGGCGGCATCACGATGTGGACGACGACCAGCCGCAATGCCCAGGGCCGGCCGGCGCTCGCTGTTGCTCTGGGCGTGACGAGCCTGGCCCTCCAGGATTCTTCCGTCTGTCCCACCGGCCAGAGCGCCTGCGGATTCGTTTCGGGCACATCCGCGATGGCGTTCACGCCCAGCAGATGCCGCACCGCTCTGCGAGTCGCGGGCGTCAGCGGCGACACGCTGCAGCTGGCGGCGCCGCTGGCCGGGTGCGCGCTCGATCCCGACAGCGCTGTCGCCGCCGGCACCGTGCATACCTACCGCGTCGATCCCGTGTCGCGGCAGTTGATCAGGCGCGACGAGTCGAGCGGCTACAGTGCGCCCGTTCTCGACGGGGTGACCTCGATGAGCGTGGCCTTGTTCGCCGACCCGGCCGGCGCGTCGACGGTGACGGGAACCTCTGATGCCGCGTTGATGGGGGTGCGTCGCGTTCGGGTCACCCTGCGGTTCGTCGCGTCGAACCCGCTGCTGCACGTGCCCGACCTCGACGTGGTCGTCGACGCGGCGCCCCGGAACCTGCAGGGAGGCTGACCCGTGTCGGTCATCGCGTCGATCTTCGCGGCGCTCTTGCTCACGTGTGTCGGGGTGGCGCTGGCGCTGCTTGGCTCGGTCCAGTCGATGATTGCCGCGCACGACGAGCGGGCCACGGCTGCGGTGTATGCGGTGCAGGCGGCGGTGGTGCTGTCCAGCGCACAACTGCGGACTCGCGGCGACTGGAGTGGTGCCGCACGCGGTGGTCCGCTGTCCGAGGTGTGCGCCGTTCCGGGCGGCTTCACCGACGCGACCCTTCTGCCGAGCGCCCCGTGGGGCGGCTCGACTATCGACTTGCTCGGGCTGACAGCGAGCCGCCAGACCGACAGCGACAGCGCCGCGCCGGCGGGCCTCACCGGTCCGGTGTGGTGCCTGTTCGAGTACGGGCCGATATCCCGGCTGGTGCCGTCCGACGCGCGTCGGCACCCTTTCTACGTTGCGGTATGGACCGCCGCCGGGCCCGATGGCCGTGTGCTGCTGCACGCGTCCGCCTTCGGCGCCGGTTCTGTCCGGGCGTCCGTCGAGACGTCGATACGCCCTGGCGTGGCCGGGGCGAGGCGGCAGGCGATCCGGGCGACACCGTAGAGCCGTGCTAAACTATGGATACCGAAGGAGAAAGGTCCATGAAGGGTTCTTGCGCCGTAATCGCGGGCGTGATGTTGACGCTGGCGGTTCCCGTCTGCGCGCAGTCGCTGGGTGATCTGGCGAAGAAGGAGGCGGAGCGGCGCAAGGCGGCGGCGCCGGCGTCGAAGGTCTATACCAACGACGACCTCAAGAAGATCGCCGTTCCGGGCGACAGCACGCCCGAGGCGACCACGCCTGCGGCCGCCCCCACGTCCGCTCAGGGCGTCAAGGACCCCAAGGACCCCAAGGACCAGAAAGACGCGAAGGATTCCGACGGCAAGAACGCCAACGCGCCGGCGATGGACGAGAACGCCTGGCGCGCCAAGATCACCGCCGCGCGCGACGATCTGCGGCGGGGAGAGATGTTTCGCGAGGCGCTGCAGTCGCGTATCAACGGGCTGACCGCTGATTTCACGGCGCGCGACGATCCCTATCAGCGCGCCCAGATCGGCGACGAGCGCCAGAAGGCGCTGGCTGAACTCGATCGCGTCAACCTGGATCTCGAGAAGGCCAGGAAGGCGATCGCGGACATCGAGGAGGACGCGCGGCGTTCGAGCGTTCCCGCAGGCTGGCTCCGCTGAGCGATCAGATTCTCCTCGTCGAGGACAAGGACTCGCTCCGGACGATGCTGCGGCACGCGCTGGAGCGGCAGGACCACGCCGTTCTCGAAGCGCGCGATCAGCCCGAAGCGGTGCGGCTGCTGCAGCAGGCGCAACCCGCCCTGGTGCTTTCCGACCTCCGCCTCCCCGACGGCGACGGCTTCGGCGTGCTGCGCGCCGCCAAGGAGATCGACGCCGACATTCCCGTCATCGTGATGACCGCCTACGGCAGCATCGAGGACGCCGTGCGCGCGATGAAGGAAGGGGCGATGGACTTTCTCGCCAAGCCCGTCGATCCTGACCATCTGCTGTTGCTGGTGGCGCGCGCGCTCGAGCAGCGGCGGATCATCGCCGAGAACCTGCTCCTGAAGGAGGAGCTGGCGGTCCGGCGCGGAGCGCCGCAGATCATCGGCGACGACCCGTCCCTGCGCAGGGTGTTCGCCGCGCTCCAGCGCGCCGCCTCGACCGACGCGACGGTGCTGCTCGAAGGGGAGAGCGGCACCGGCAAGGAGCTCTTCGCCCGGTCGCTGCACGCGCTGAGCCCGCGCGCCGACGCGCCGTTCATCGCGATCAACTGCGCGGCGATTCCCGAGAACCTGCTCGAGACCGAGCTCTTCGGCTACGAAAAAGGGGCGTTCACCGGCGCCGCCGCCCGCAAGCCGGGCAAGTTCGAGATGGCGCACCGCGGCACGCTGTTCCTCGACGAAATCGGCGATCTCCCGTTTCCGCTCCAGGCGAAGATCCTGCGGGCGCTCGAGGAAAAGCGCTTCGAGCGGGTCGGGGGCACCGCGTCGGTGCAGGTCGACGTTCGTCTGGTGGCGGCCACCAACCGCGGCCTCAAGGCGGCGGTGGCCGCGAAGCGGTTCCGCGAGGATCTCTATTTCCGGCTGTCGGTCTTTCCGATCACCGTACCGCCGCTGCGCGAGCGGCAGCGGGACATCCCGGTGCTGGCACGCTACTTCGTGGAGCGCTTCTGCCGCGATTTGAAGAAGAAGCCGCTCGGCATCTCCGCCGAGGCGATGGACCAGTTGCAGACCTACGGCTGGCCGGGCAACGTGCGCGAGCTGCAGAACTGCATCGAGCGTGCGGTCATCCTCGCCGAAGGGGACGCGATGTTTCCGCGGCACCTGCACCTGTCCTTCGCGGCGCCGCTCACGAGCGAGACACCGCCGTCACCGTGGGAGGAGATCGATCTCTCGGGCACGCTCGCCGAGGCGATCCGCCGCGTCACCCGCGAGGCCGAGAAACAGAAGATCCAGGCGGTGCTCGCCGAAGCGCAAGGCAACAAGGGGCGCACCGCGGAGCTGCTGCAGATCAGCTACAAGATGCTGCTCGCCAAGCTCAAAGAGCACGCCCTGGAGTAGCCTGCCGCGCCACGCCGCGGCTCGATCACAGGCCGCAGCAGCGAGTGAGCGCCCGCGCGATCTCGTCTGTCGTGACGTCGGTGACCACGTCCGTTGAGCCGATCGCCGTCGGCAGCACGAAGTGAAGCGTGCCCGCCACGACTTTCTTGTCGTGGCCGATCGCGTCGAGAATCTCCGCCATCGGTATGTCGGCGACCGCCGGCAGCGGCCCCATCTTGGCGATCAGCGCCGACAGCGCGTCGCGGTCGGCGGCCGGCATCGCACCGCGCGTCACCGCGATCTCGGCGGCGACCAGCATGCCGTAGGCCACGGCTTCGCCGTGGCGGAACCGGCGATAGCGCGTCACCGCCTCGAGCGCATGGCCGGCTGTATGGCCGAAATTGAGGATGCGGCGGCGGCCGTGCTCGTGCGGATCCTCGGCGACGACTGCAAGCTTGATCTCGCACGACTCCCGGATCACCGGCAGCAGCGCCTGCTCGTCGCGCGCGAACAGCGCCTTCATCGACGACCCGACACGCTCGAACAGCGGGCGGCTGGCGATGACGCCGTACTTGATGACCTCATACATGCCGGCCCTGAACTCGCGCCGCGGGAGCGTCGCCAGCAGCGTCGGATCGATCGCGACGAACGCCGGCTGGTGGAACGCGCCGATCAGGTTCTTGCCCTGCGCGTGGTTCACGCCGACCTTGCCGCCAATCGCGCTGTCGACCTGGGCGAGCAGCGTCGTCGGCACCTGGACGACCGGAACGCCGCGTAGATAGGTGGCGGCGGCGAATCCCGCCATATCGCCGATGATGCCGCCGCCGACCGCGACGATCGCGCTCGAGCGATCGGCGCGCGCCTTGATCAGCGCGTCGTAGATGCGACCGACCGTCTGCGCGTTCTTGAA from Vicinamibacterales bacterium harbors:
- the aroB gene encoding 3-dehydroquinate synthase; the encoded protein is MHPVHIAPGVAARLTSLLDEVRVPDRRFIVSNATVWRLHEEAFSGVTSEEPILIPDGERFKNAQTVGRIYDALIKARADRSSAIVAVGGGIIGDMAGFAAATYLRGVPVVQVPTTLLAQVDSAIGGKVGVNHAQGKNLIGAFHQPAFVAIDPTLLATLPRREFRAGMYEVIKYGVIASRPLFERVGSSMKALFARDEQALLPVIRESCEIKLAVVAEDPHEHGRRRILNFGHTAGHALEAVTRYRRFRHGEAVAYGMLVAAEIAVTRGAMPAADRDALSALIAKMGPLPAVADIPMAEILDAIGHDKKVVAGTLHFVLPTAIGSTDVVTDVTTDEIARALTRCCGL
- a CDS encoding sigma-54 dependent transcriptional regulator, which codes for MLLVEDKDSLRTMLRHALERQDHAVLEARDQPEAVRLLQQAQPALVLSDLRLPDGDGFGVLRAAKEIDADIPVIVMTAYGSIEDAVRAMKEGAMDFLAKPVDPDHLLLLVARALEQRRIIAENLLLKEELAVRRGAPQIIGDDPSLRRVFAALQRAASTDATVLLEGESGTGKELFARSLHALSPRADAPFIAINCAAIPENLLETELFGYEKGAFTGAAARKPGKFEMAHRGTLFLDEIGDLPFPLQAKILRALEEKRFERVGGTASVQVDVRLVAATNRGLKAAVAAKRFREDLYFRLSVFPITVPPLRERQRDIPVLARYFVERFCRDLKKKPLGISAEAMDQLQTYGWPGNVRELQNCIERAVILAEGDAMFPRHLHLSFAAPLTSETPPSPWEEIDLSGTLAEAIRRVTREAEKQKIQAVLAEAQGNKGRTAELLQISYKMLLAKLKEHALE
- a CDS encoding prepilin-type N-terminal cleavage/methylation domain-containing protein, translating into MPRNASGFTLIEVLVATAIVVTVAAGCAQLLIAALRYDVASRQQLALMSAAMAKLDELAATIAGGTAPPGASGALDRSVDGSSDVITVSGVRMERRWLIAPLTTFAPGVAVVTVRALPAAALAASTIELATIVEAGAS